The following proteins are co-located in the Silene latifolia isolate original U9 population chromosome 1, ASM4854445v1, whole genome shotgun sequence genome:
- the LOC141652414 gene encoding uncharacterized protein LOC141652414 yields MEEHTLREVELITGMKRGTVPFTYLGVIVSPKRLYVQDCQCLIDRVVDRIRGMGSRKFSYAGRVVLIKAVLSTLHGYWARIFILPKMVISKIEAICRGYLWHGADQRESPALVSWANICQPRKQGGLGLKDFHVWNLATVGKYAWWVANKEDHLWVRWVHAVYIKSSSWWEYIPGSGCSWAWRKICQVKQLLKPYLSNLSSEEHYTITAGYQWLKPEIGQVSWYPWMLNQWLIPKQQFIVWLVAQRRLLTQDRLLRMGIIQGNSCFLCGMQEESVDHLFFECPFSRHCRDLISDWCKVSLPLHNCISWWIELRRHFACGKKVIAIILSSLVYHVWQCRNICRVDECVVRPCIVLARVQCHVKMRLGQCTIRSKNALALAWVEYLKA; encoded by the coding sequence ATGGAGGAACATACTCTCAGGGAAGTGGAGTTGATCACTGGCATGAAAAGAGGAACAGTGCCCTTCACTTACCTTGGGGTCATTGTGTCCCCAAAGAGGCTCTATGTGCAGGACTGTCAATGTTTAATTGATAGAGTGGTGGACAGAATTAGAGGAATGGGTTCCAGGAAGTTTTCTTATGCTGGGAGAGTGGTGCTTATCAAGGCAGTTCTAAGCACCCTTCATGGCTACTGGGCTAGGATCTTTATCCTTCCTAAGATGGTGATTTCCAAAATTGAAGCTATTTGCAGAGGGTATTTGTGGCATGGAGCTGATCAAAGGGAGAGCCCAGCTCTTGTTTCTTGGGCCAATATCTGTCAACCTAGGAAGCAAGGGGGTTTGGGATTGAAGGATTTTCATGTTTGGAATCTTGCCACGGTGGGAAAGTATGCCTGGTGGGTGGCAAACAAGGAAGATCATTTGTGGGTTAGATGGGTACATGCTGTATACATCAAATCTTCTTCCTGGTGGGAGTATATTCCTGGGTCTGGATGCAGCTGGGCTTGGAGGAAAATCTGCCAGGTTAAGCAACTTTTGAAACCTTATTTATCAAATTTATCTAGTGAGGAGCATTATACTATAACAGCGGGATATCAGTGGCTTAAACCTGAAATAGGGCAAGTGTCCTGGTATCCTTGGATGCTGAATCAATGGCTGATCCCAAAACAGCAGTTTATTGTGTGGTTGGTAGCTCAGAGAAGGCTATTAACTCAAGACAGACTACTCAGAATGGGAATTATACAGGGTAATTCTTGTTTTCTGTGTGGGATGCAGGAGGAGAGTGTGGATCATTTGTTCTTTGAGTGTCCGTTTAGTAGACATTGCAGGGACCTGATTAGTGATTGGTGCAAGGTTTCCCTTCCTTTGCACAATTGCATCAGCTGGTGGATCGAGTTAAGGCGGCATTTTGCTTGCGGGAAGAAAGTTATAGCTATCATTTTGTCTAGTCTGGTGTATCATGTATGGCAATGTAGGAACATATGTCGTGTGGATGAATGTGTTGTTAGACCTTGTATTGTTCTTGCAAGGGTTCAATGTCATGTTAAAATGCGTCTAGGTCAGTGTACTATTAGAAGTAAGAATGCTCTAGCTTTGGCATGGGTAGAGTATCTTAAGGCTTAG